GAGTAAGGTAAGGATTCAAGTGTCTGAAAACCACTCACATAACCAGTTACAAAATTGAGTTTGGCTTATTAACATACCTTTAGTCGCCATAAGGCACGAGAATATAGGTGTTGCAGAATTATTATTGAGAATATAATAAATCTGTGGCTAATCCCCGGAAAACCCTACCTGATTGGTATGACCTGAATCCTTACTAAAAAATATAAAAGACCAATTTCTAAGCTATAAAGACTTTAGACTACTATTGCTTATTACAATGACAATTACCATTACCACCGCCAGCAATCCGTTCAAGCTCTTCAGGGCTTAATTCTTGGAGTAAGTCTGCCATTTTAGGATCTTTAACCACTAATTCCCCATTTTCATTAATCTCGATATACTCACTAGCCTGTTTAGGATTTTCGTTTTCGTTTGGGGTAGACATAATTTCTCCTAACTGATTCTACAACAACTGTTATCAGCATAAAAAATGAATATTTGCTCCTTGTTATCACCGAACATCACACTTTCTATGCCCTTGGCTACAAGAATAGCGTCTTTAACATTTAGATGTAATACCTTATTTTTAGATCAATACTCACCTTTTTTTAGATCTTAGATTTGTCGCATAATTCCAACAAAGAACCCCGCCCCGCCTTCGACTTACCTCAAAGGCTCCCCAGACCGCCTGCAGTATGGGGTTGGGGTATTAGGGCAATACAGTTCAGTTAAGGAAAATTGTCGTAGGGGCACGGCACGAATAAAATTGTCGTTAGAAGAAAAAATTGTGGATGCCGTGCCCCTACAGTGTATATCATTCAAGCCTAACTGAACTGTATTGGGTATTAGGGTACTTTTGCAAGAGGTCTATTAAATATTCCAATAAAATTAAAAGCGCAGAGTATGGCTAGCGGCTTTTTAACACAATGCACAATTTTTAGATAAAACTACCTTTTTTTTCGTTATATTTCATAGTCCACTGCTGCAGTTATTCGACTGT
The Gloeotrichia echinulata CP02 DNA segment above includes these coding regions:
- a CDS encoding type A2 lanthipeptide; the protein is MSTPNENENPKQASEYIEINENGELVVKDPKMADLLQELSPEELERIAGGGNGNCHCNKQ